From Rhodococcus sp. B7740:
TCGCGTCCCCAGGACCAGGTGTTGCGCAACCACAGGTGCGGCAACAGGTCGACCGATGCCGCCTCGGGGCCGTGGTTGGTGATCGAAATGGTGATGCAGATGTCGTCGGGCGAGGCCTTGGCGTACGTGACCTGGACGTCGAAGAATCTGTTCTCGTCGAGGATGCCGGTGTCGGCCAGCTCGTACTCGCGGTCGTCACGTCCGCGTCGAGCGTTCTCTTCTCGCAGGTGGGCGTAGGGGTACTCCGCGTGCGGGTAGCGGTAGAGCCACTGCATCCAACTGTGCGTCGGTGTTCCGTCGACGGCCCAGAAGTACTCCTTGACGTCCTCGCCGTGATTGCCTTCTTCGTTGGCCAGGCCGAACAGACGTTCCTTCAGGATCGGGTCCTTGCGGTTCCACAGTGCGAACGAGAAGTTGAGGAATCCGAAGCGGTCGCAGATTCCGCCGATCCCGTCCTCGCCCCAGCGGTAGGCCCGCTTGTGTGCCTGGTCGAACGGGAACGACGCCCAGGCGTTCCCGTCTTCGGAGTAGTCCTCGCGCACTGTGCCCCACTGCCGTCCCGCCAGATACGGACCCCACTGGCGCCACGGTCCGCTGACTCCGGGCGATTCGGCCAACCGATTGTGTTCGACGGTGGACGGGGTGGGAACGCTCACGGGATTGGTGGTCACGGCACACAGTCTGGTCGTTGGCGGTCATCGATGCACGCCGACGTTGGCCGCGAGGTAGCCGACGCGGCGTTGTACCGCGGCGATCTCGCGGATGCCGTCGGTCAGCAGGCTTCGTTCGAGCGGCGACAGATCGGCCATGATCAGCACGTCGCCGGGGCGGTGGCCCGCTGTGATCTGGTCGATCTGATGCGACAGTCGGAGCCGTTGCAGCAGCGCGAACACCTCGGACAGCGCAGTGACATCACGTTCGGAGAGCATGCCGTTACCCGACGCCGCGGCGAGTCGCGCCGGCGTGGAGGCCGAGGCCATGCCGACCGACAGCCCACCCCAGCGAGCGAGGTTGACGATGGGCGTCAGCGCGTGGGCCTTGAGATCGAACGTCCCGCCGCGCCGAGCCAGGACGTCGCGTAGCGATCGCAGCCGGGCGCGGCCGGCGAGCGCATCACGCAGCTGCAACCGCAGTGCGTCGGGGTGATCGACCAGCAGTCGGCGGTAGGCCTCGGGCACGGTGTGCAGTTCTCTCGGGCCCCACACCACTCTGCCGTCGATCATCAGCGAGGACATGATCAGGCCGGAGTCCTCTGCCGGATTGCCACGTTGGCCGAAGGGGTTGCTGAGCCAGTGCGCCGCGGCGCGTTCCCACTGACCGGCCGAGCGTGCGAATCGAGGTGAGCTCGCGACCGCGCCGTTGGTGTCCGACGGTAGCCCGGCACCGTCGAGGCTCTCGTGCACACGGGCGGCCAAGTCCATCAACGCCTCGTCGCGGGTTCTCTGCACCGCGTTCGCTTTCCCTCGGACCTCGGGGTCGGCGGTGGTGTCCGCCCAGCTCAGCGCACTGTCGACGTCAGAGGAGGGCATGGCTTCTCGACGCGCCACGCTGCCGAGAGTGATCCAGGCGAATCGGTCACGCGGCACGTCCGGACGTGCAGTCCATTCGATCTCGACGGCACGGCGGACGATGCTGTCCACCACGACGGAGAGGATCGCGCTGACCGCCATCGCATCGGTTCCGCCCTGGAACAGATCCACCACCAGTCGGGGCACGAGCCTGCCTGCGTCGGCGAGTTCGGCGGAGGTCGACGCCGACGCCACCGCTCGGCGCACCACGAAACTGCGTCGAGTCGAGGCAGCGTGCAGATCGGAATCCTCGACGACACCGAGAACCTCGCCCCGATCGGACACCACGGGCATGTGCCGCAGCCCCAGTTCGAGCATGTCCATCAGCACGGTGCCGGCCAGCCGGTCCGCCGTGACGGTCTCGGCGGGTGCCGTCATCACCTGCTCTATCGGAGTATCGACTCCGATCCCGGCGGCCACCACACGAATTCGGAGGTCTCGGTCGGTGAATATGCCATGGCGCGAGCCACGCAGCGGAACGAGAACGTACGAGCTGCCCTGATCGGTCATGTGCCGGACGGCGTCTCGAACGGTGGTGCCGACGGGTACGAACACCGCTGGGGCCGAGAGCAATTCACCGACGGTGCGGCCGGCGCTACCCTCGACCGGTCCCCCACGGTATGCAGACGACGAATTGACGGCATCGGCCAAGAACGCCAGACCGGTGGGCGTTGCGAACAACGGCCGAACCAGTGCACCGGGCAACTGCAGGACGACACTCGGTTCGAGTGCCCGCGCTCGGAATTCGACAGTTCCACCGGACAGCAGAGCCGAGAATCCGAAGACTCCACCTTCACCGATGGTGTCGATCGGCACCTCGGTGGGAGAGGTCGCGTCGGGGTGCATGATCACCACGCGCCCGGTATGCACCACCCATACGGTGTCGGTATCGGTCGAGACGTCCATCCGTCGAGGGTCCACAACCCATGCGCCACTGCCGTACTCGCGTTCGACGGCCGCCGCGGCCACCTCGGCCAGCACAGCCGGTGGCGCGCCCTGAAACGGTGGATGCGCGCCGAGGAAATCGGCCAGCTCCTGACTATCCGCCACGGATCAGGTCGGCGCATCTCTCCGCCATGGTCATCACCGTGATGTTGGGATTGACGTACGGCAGCTTCGGCATCGCCGACGCGTCGACCACGCGCAGGTGCGAGACTCCCTTGACTCGTAATTCCGGATCCAGCACGGCCATGGCGTCGTCCACCGAGCCCATCCGCGCCGTGCCCGCCGGGTGATAGACCGTGTTGTGGGTCTTGTGCACGTAGTCGAGCAGGTCGTCGTCGGTGACGGCCTCGGGCCCTGGGGCGAGTTCGCGCTCGATCCATTCCGAGAGTGGACCGTGCGCGGCGATGTCGCGCGCCAGCTTCAGTCCGGCCAGCATCACCGCGTCGTCGTGTCCGTCGGCATCGGTGAAGTAGCGCGGGTCCACTTTGGCACGGTCACGAAAATCTCTGCTGCGCAGACGAACAGTGCCGCGCGAGCGCCCCTGCGTCACGTTCGGAGTCAGGCAGAATCCGTTGTCGGTGGTCGGGTAGCCCCAGCGGAGGGTGTTCATGTCGAACGGCACACTGCCGTAATGCATCATCACGTCCGGGTAGTTCAGCGAGTCGTCGGTCTGCGCGAACACCCCGATCTCCCACCACTGCGAGGACGTGGTGACCATCGGCTTGCTCGCTTCCCAGAACACCAGACCTTCGACGTGGTCGTCGAGGTTCTCACCCACACCGGGAGAATCGACTCGCACCGTGATTCCCATCTCGCGCAGTTGGGCTGCCGGTCCGATTCCCGAGAGCATCAACAACTTCGGCGTGTCGATGGCACCGGCGGTCACGATGACCTCGCGCCGTGCGGAGACGGTGTCGTAGCCCGTCAGGTCGGGGCGCTGGTATCGCACACCCGTCGCGGTCAGCGATTCGTCGATCAGAATCTCGCTGATCCAGCAGTCGGTGCGCACCTCGAGGTTCGGCCGTGAGCCGATGATCGGGTGCAGGTACGCATGCGAGGTCGACATGCGTGAGCCGTCTTCTCCCGCATTGATCTGAAACCAACCGGCACCGTTGAGTACAGGCGTTCCGCGGTTGAATGCGACCGTGGGAAGACCTATCCCGGCGGCCGATTCGAGTACCGCGGCACCGCACGGATCGTTCGGCGGCACGTCGCGGATTCGCACGGGGCCGTCGTGTCCGCGGCCCGTGTCGTTGTTCTCCACGCGCGCGACGTACGGCAGGATGTCCGACGCGCCCCACCCCGTCGCACCGGCCGCCGCCCAATCGTCGAGGGTTTCCGCAGGTGGGTGAAACGCGATGCAGGAGTTGTGCGAGGAGCAGCCACCGAGCACTTTCGCGCGCGCGTGCCGCATGAAGCTGTTGCCGCGTTCCTGCGGCTCGACGGGATAGTCCCAGTCGTAGCCGGAGTCGAGCAGGTGCATCCACTCCACCAGTTCGAGAATCGCCTTGTCGCCGACGTCGGTCGGCCCTGCTTCGACGAGGCAGACACTGACGGAGGGGTCCTCGCTCAGACGTGCCGCGAGGACGCACCCCGCCGTCCCGCCACCTGCGACGACGTAATCGAACTGGGTGTCTGTCACTGCACGCTCCTTCTAGTTGCCCGTGGAGGCATGTGATTTCAGAGTGCCGATGTGCTTGCGTCCCTTGACTGCGTACCACAGCAGGCCAACGCCGAGGATGCCGCCGATGTAGACGAATGCTCCGAACGTGTTGTACCAGGGGGTTCCGTAGACGGCCTCGCGCGGCCACGCGAGGTTGATCGCCATTCCAGCGCCCCACACCACTGCCGCGATGTTGACCGGCAGGCCCCACCTGCCCATCGTGAAGTATCCGCCGGGCTTCAGATCTGCCGGCGGCCACTCACCCTTGACTCGTTTGACCAACAGTGGACCGGTGACCATCAGATAGGCGAGGTAGATCATGATGATCGCGATCGAGGTGAGGACCGTGAAGATCTGCGGCTGACCGATGTTGACGACGAGAATGACGATGGCCAGCACGCCGATGGTCACCGCGGGCACCACCGGGGTCTGGGTCTTCGGATTCACCTTGGCCAGACTCTCGCCGAAGGGCAACGCGTTGTCTCGGGCCATGGCGAACGTGAGCCGGATCGCCGCGGTGTGCACTGCCAGTGAGCAGACGAAGACCGCGATGACGATGCAGATGAGGAAGACGGTGCCCAGCGGGCCCCACATCACCGATTCGACGATGGACTGCAGGCTGCCGTCGGGACTGCCGAGGGAAGGATCGTTCAGGTCCGGTGCGGCCATGACGGCGAACACCAGGATGGCTCCGCCGATGACGAACGAGGCGAGGATGGCGCGAAAGATCGCCTTGGGGGCCGTGCGCCGAGGTTCGACCGTCTCCTCGCCGAGCGAGCTCGCGGTGTCGAATCCGTACATCACGTAACCCGACGCCAGCGACGCGACCAGGAAGGCACCGAGGTAACCGCCGCTCTCGCCGGCTCCGTAGCCGTTGGTCGAGAAGAACACCTCCGGCCCGCGAGTGATGTTGGCCGCGAGCAGGATCGCGATGAGAACGGCAGCGATGAGTTCGATGAACACGCCCGCACTGTTGATCATGGCCATCAGCCGGACTCCGAGCGCATTGATCGTGGTGGTGATCGCGATCAGAATCGCACCGAGCAGCACTGCGTTGGCCGCGAAGTCGGTGGCACCCGAGCCGTCACCGATGATCTGGAACCCACTCCAGATACGTGGCAGGTTCAACTGCAGAGCCAGAGCGACGGCAGACAGTGTCACGATCGATGCCGTGAGCATCAACCAGCCCGCCGACCAACCGACGATCCTGCGGCCCAACAGCTTCGCCCAGTTGTACACCGATCCCGCCACCGGATACTTCGCGGCCAACTCCATGAAGCACAGTGCCACGCAGAGTTGCCCGACGAACACTGCAGGCCACGACCACAGGTACGCCGGCCCGGCGGTGCCGAAACCGAAGTAGAAGAGCTGGAACGTGCCGGTGAGAATGGAGATGTAACTGACTCCCGCGGCGAAGCTGGCGAATTTCCCGAGGCTTCGATCGAGTGACTCCTTGTAACCGAAGTCGTCCATTCCGCTCGAATTGTCGTTCAGCAGTGCCATGCGCCTGGCCTTTCCGATCTTTCGCTATCGGGTACCGAACCACCCCGCCGCGGTGGGTGAGGTGTTGTGCCAAATATGCTTTGCCTCTTGGTATTCGGACATTCCGGACGGTCCGAGCTCGCGTCCGTTGCCGGACTGTTTGAAGCCGCCCCATTCCGCGGCAGCGGTGTAGACACCGAAGTCGTTGAGCCACACCGTGCCATGGCGAAGCCCACGGACCATCCGTTCGCCTCGCGCGGCGTCCGATGTCCGAACTCCCGCGGCGAGACCGTAATTCGTATCGTTACCCAACAGGAGTGCTT
This genomic window contains:
- a CDS encoding putative nucleotidyltransferase substrate binding domain-containing protein, with translation MADSQELADFLGAHPPFQGAPPAVLAEVAAAAVEREYGSGAWVVDPRRMDVSTDTDTVWVVHTGRVVIMHPDATSPTEVPIDTIGEGGVFGFSALLSGGTVEFRARALEPSVVLQLPGALVRPLFATPTGLAFLADAVNSSSAYRGGPVEGSAGRTVGELLSAPAVFVPVGTTVRDAVRHMTDQGSSYVLVPLRGSRHGIFTDRDLRIRVVAAGIGVDTPIEQVMTAPAETVTADRLAGTVLMDMLELGLRHMPVVSDRGEVLGVVEDSDLHAASTRRSFVVRRAVASASTSAELADAGRLVPRLVVDLFQGGTDAMAVSAILSVVVDSIVRRAVEIEWTARPDVPRDRFAWITLGSVARREAMPSSDVDSALSWADTTADPEVRGKANAVQRTRDEALMDLAARVHESLDGAGLPSDTNGAVASSPRFARSAGQWERAAAHWLSNPFGQRGNPAEDSGLIMSSLMIDGRVVWGPRELHTVPEAYRRLLVDHPDALRLQLRDALAGRARLRSLRDVLARRGGTFDLKAHALTPIVNLARWGGLSVGMASASTPARLAAASGNGMLSERDVTALSEVFALLQRLRLSHQIDQITAGHRPGDVLIMADLSPLERSLLTDGIREIAAVQRRVGYLAANVGVHR
- a CDS encoding GMC family oxidoreductase, whose translation is MTDTQFDYVVAGGGTAGCVLAARLSEDPSVSVCLVEAGPTDVGDKAILELVEWMHLLDSGYDWDYPVEPQERGNSFMRHARAKVLGGCSSHNSCIAFHPPAETLDDWAAAGATGWGASDILPYVARVENNDTGRGHDGPVRIRDVPPNDPCGAAVLESAAGIGLPTVAFNRGTPVLNGAGWFQINAGEDGSRMSTSHAYLHPIIGSRPNLEVRTDCWISEILIDESLTATGVRYQRPDLTGYDTVSARREVIVTAGAIDTPKLLMLSGIGPAAQLREMGITVRVDSPGVGENLDDHVEGLVFWEASKPMVTTSSQWWEIGVFAQTDDSLNYPDVMMHYGSVPFDMNTLRWGYPTTDNGFCLTPNVTQGRSRGTVRLRSRDFRDRAKVDPRYFTDADGHDDAVMLAGLKLARDIAAHGPLSEWIERELAPGPEAVTDDDLLDYVHKTHNTVYHPAGTARMGSVDDAMAVLDPELRVKGVSHLRVVDASAMPKLPYVNPNITVMTMAERCADLIRGG
- a CDS encoding APC family permease, with amino-acid sequence MALLNDNSSGMDDFGYKESLDRSLGKFASFAAGVSYISILTGTFQLFYFGFGTAGPAYLWSWPAVFVGQLCVALCFMELAAKYPVAGSVYNWAKLLGRRIVGWSAGWLMLTASIVTLSAVALALQLNLPRIWSGFQIIGDGSGATDFAANAVLLGAILIAITTTINALGVRLMAMINSAGVFIELIAAVLIAILLAANITRGPEVFFSTNGYGAGESGGYLGAFLVASLASGYVMYGFDTASSLGEETVEPRRTAPKAIFRAILASFVIGGAILVFAVMAAPDLNDPSLGSPDGSLQSIVESVMWGPLGTVFLICIVIAVFVCSLAVHTAAIRLTFAMARDNALPFGESLAKVNPKTQTPVVPAVTIGVLAIVILVVNIGQPQIFTVLTSIAIIMIYLAYLMVTGPLLVKRVKGEWPPADLKPGGYFTMGRWGLPVNIAAVVWGAGMAINLAWPREAVYGTPWYNTFGAFVYIGGILGVGLLWYAVKGRKHIGTLKSHASTGN